Proteins from a genomic interval of Rosa chinensis cultivar Old Blush chromosome 2, RchiOBHm-V2, whole genome shotgun sequence:
- the LOC112187660 gene encoding DNA topoisomerase 6 subunit A produces MADKKKKRRRTEPTSDDDDSLPFKNILKPDSSILRSIHKLTASLRSSSAASSSSSSKALTLADLSISSCREVRELPISSVQSEIESLMLKVLHSILDGKGFAFDVPSRAAANQLYVPELDRIVLKDKSSLRPYANVSTVRKATVTARILQLIHELTIKDIHVTKRDLFYTDVKLFQDQSQSDTILDDVSCMIGCTRSSLNVVAAEKGVVVGRLIFSDDGDVIDCTKMGMGGKAIPPNINRVGDMQSDALFILLVEKDAAYMRLAEDRFYNRFPCIIVTAKGQPDVATRLFLRKMKMELKLPVLALVDSDPYGLKILSVYGCGSKNMSYDSANLTTPDIKWLGIRPSDLDKYKIPEQCRLPMTDQDIKTGKDMLEEDFVKKNPKWVEELTLMVKSRQKAEIQALSNFGFQYLSEVYLPLKLQEEDWI; encoded by the coding sequence ATGGCcgacaagaagaagaaacgcCGCCGTACCGAGCCAACCTCCGACGACGACGACTCCCTCCCATTCAAGAACATTCTCAAACCCGACTCCTCCATCCTCCGCTCCATCCACAAACTCACCGCCTCCCTCCgctcctcctccgccgcctcCTCGTCGTCCTCCTccaaagccctaaccctagccgacCTCTCCATCTCCTCCTGCCGCGAGGTCCGCGAACTCCCCATCTCCTCCGTCCAGTCCGAGATCGAATCCCTCATGCTCAAAGTCCTCCACTCCATCCTCGACGGCAAGGGCTTCGCCTTCGACGTCCCCTCACGCGCCGCCGCCAACCAGCTCTACGTCCCCGAACTCGACCGAATCGTCCTCAAAGACAAATCCTCCCTCCGGCCCTACGCTAACGTCTCCACCGTCCGCAAGGCCACCGTCACCGCCCGGATCCTCCAGCTCATCCACGAGCTCACCATCAAGGACATCCACGTCACCAAGCGTGACCTCTTCTACACCGACGTCAAGCTCTTCCAGGACCAGTCCCAGTCCGATACCATCCTCGACGATGTGTCGTGTATGATCGGCTGCACCAGGTCCAGCTTGAACGTCGTCGCGGCGGAGAAAGGGGTGGTTGTCGGCCGTCTGATCTTCAGTGACGACGGCGATGTGATCGATTGTACTAAGATGGGGATGGGCGGGAAAGCTATCCCGCCGAATATAAACAGAGTTGGTGATATGCAGAGTGATGCATTGTTCATCTTGCTTGTTGAGAAAGATGCTGCTTATATGAGATTGGCCGAGGATCGGTTCTATAATCGGTTTCCTTGCATCATTGTGACTGCTAAGGGCCAGCCGGATGTCGCAACCAGGCTGTTCttgaggaagatgaagatggaaTTGAAGCTTCCTGTGTTGGCATTGGTGGATAGTGATCCTTACGGGCTGAAGATTTTGTCCGTGTATGGCTGTGGTTCGAAGAATATGTCATATGATAGTGCTAACTTGACCACGCCGGATATTAAGTGGTTGGGGATCAGGCCGAGTGATTTGGATAAGTACAAGATACCGGAGCAGTGCAGGTTGCCTATGACTGACCAGGATATTAAGACAGGGAAGGATATGTTGGAGGAGGATTTTGTTAAAAAGAATCCGAAATGGGTTGAGGAGCTGACTCTGATGGTGAAGAGTAGGCAGAAGGCAGAAATTCAGGCTTTGAGCAATTTTGGTTTTCAATACTTGTCCGAGGTGTATTTGCCCCTCAAACTTCAAGAGGAGGATTGGATATGA
- the LOC112184072 gene encoding polygalacturonase, which translates to MVQLTSCFCTLAFILLHILYQPSIAAAADETATIYSVLSFGAKRNGVTDSTQAFLDAWAAACASLDSAEINVPKGRYLLNSMTFKGDCKSAQITFRIDGTLVASPDYRVLGQANNWLGFEGVSGVTIIGGTLDAKGSALWACKLSSKASNCPDGATSLSFTNSKNIRVEGLMSLNSQMYHIVINGCQDVLIQGVKVIAAGNSPNTDGIHVQFSKNVAIFNTSIKTGDDCVSIGPGTKDLWMEHISCGPGHGISIGSLAKDLEEEGVQNVTVKNAIFKGTQNGVRIKSWARRSNGFVQGVQFLDVEMVDVQNPIVIDQNYCPHNLNCPAQVSGVKISDVLYQNIRGTSATAVAVKFACSAANPCSGIRLKNVNLACRNQAVQSYCTNAIGKAYGTVQPNSCL; encoded by the exons ATGGTGCAGCTAACAAGTTGTTTTTGCACACTTGCATTCATTCTTCTACATATCCTATACCAGCCATCTATCGCTGCTGCTGCTGATGAGACCGCAACTATTTACAGTGTCTTAAGCTTTGGAGCTAAACGCAATGGAGTAACTGATTCAACCCAAGCTTTTCTTGATGCATGGGCTGCTGCCTGTGCCTCCCTAGATTCAGCCGAGATAAATGTACCAAAAGGGAGGTATTTGCTCAACTCTATGACCTTTAAAGGTGACTGCAAGAGCGCACAGATTACTTTCCGGATTGATGGAACGCTTGTAGCTTCACCTGATTACCGAGTCCTAGGCCAAGCCAACAATTGGCTTGGTTTTGAAGGAGTCAGCGGGGTAACCATTATCGGAGGAACACTTGACGCCAAGGGTTCTGCATTGTGGGCTTGCAAATTGAGCTCCAAAGCCTCCAATTGTCCTGATGGCGCCACG AGTTTGAGTTTTACGAACTCCAAAAACATTAGAGTCGAGGGGCTAATGTCATTGAACAGCCAGATGTACCACATTGTCATAAACGGCTGCCAAGATGTTCTCATTCAAGGCGTCAAAGTCATTGCTGCTGGCAATAGCCCAAACACCGATGGCATCCATGTCCAGTTCTCGAAAAATGTTGCAATCTTCAACACCTCCATCAAAACTGGGGACGATTGTGTCTCTATTGGTCCCGGCACCAAGGACTTATGGATGGAACACATATCATGCGGTCCTGGCCACGGCATTAG CATTGGGAGCCTAGCCAAGGACTTGGAAGAGGAAGGGGTACAAAATGTAACGGTCAAAAATGCGATTTTTAAGGGCACCCAAAATGGTGTGAGGATAAAGTCTTGGGCGAGACGTAGCAACGGGTTTGTCCAAGGTGTCCAATTTCTTGACGTTGAAATGGTTGATGTTCAAAACCCTATTGTAATTGACCAAAATTACTGCCCACACAACCTTAACTGCCCTGCTCAG GTATCAGGCGTGAAAATTAGTGATGTATTGTATCAAAACATTCGAGGAACATCAGCAACAGCAGTCGCAGTAAAATTTGCTTGTAGTGCAGCAAATCCTTGCAGTGGGATAAGACTCAAAAACGTGAATCTGGCTTGCCGTAATCAAGCTGTGCAATCATATTGTACGAATGCAATCGGAAAGGCTTACGGCACTGTTCAACCAAACAGTTGTTTGTAG